In Elaeis guineensis isolate ETL-2024a chromosome 1, EG11, whole genome shotgun sequence, a genomic segment contains:
- the LOC105037369 gene encoding cytochrome P450 71AP13 isoform X2 yields the protein MSPSLELPFELVLLLFLPFLLLLSFKQSFSKKARLPPSPPKLPFIGNLHQLGPLPHRSLQALAEKYGPLMLLHLGQVPTLIVSSAEMAREIMRTHDHIFASRPPLKVAKILFFDAMDIGLAPYGKFFREGGRNKLFRKLIRENSALLGGFHLGDCFPSLEWMDVFFGMRARAKRNAERWSGVLDEVIKEHADQAKDEKHEKDFVDVLLSLQKDPGVDLALTKEDIKALLVDMFGAGTDTSYIVLEWTMAELVRNSLVMEKLQDEVRGIDTGKDMVKEEDLGELSFLKAVIKEVLRLHPPAPLLLPRESMDDCRIDGYEIPRCTRVIVNGWAIGRDPKLWEAPEEFRPERFTGNQIDFKGNDFQFIPFGSGRRICPGMNFAVSTVELALANLIRCFDWELPHGMAREDLDMVEAPGITNPMKQRLQLVAKPCGYYKDL from the exons ATGTCTCCCTCCTTGGAACTTCCCTTTGAGCTGGTTCTCTtgctcttcctcccctttctgcTACTTCTTAGCTTCAAACAATCCTTTTCCAAGAAGGCCAGACTACCACCATCACCACCAAAGCTTCCTTTCATAGGAAACCTCCACCAGTTGGGTCCTCTGCCTCATCGGTCGCTCCAAGCTCTGGCAGAGAAGTATGGACCACTCATGCTTCTCCATCTCGGCCAGGTGCCCACCCTCATCGTTTCATCCGCCGAGATGGCCCGGGAGATCATGAGAACTCATGATCACATCTTTGCGAGCCGCCCTCCTTTGAAGGTTGCTAAGATCCTTTTCTTCGATGCCATGGACATCGGCTTGGCACCATACG GTAAATTCTTTAGAGAAGGTGGGAGGAACAAACTGTTTCGCAAATTGATAAGGGAGAATTCCGCTCTGCTTGGAGGGTTCCATTTGGGAGACTGCTTCCCTTCGTTGGAATGGATGGACGTGTTCTTTGGGATGCGCGCGAGGGCCAAGAGAAATGCTGAGAGATGGAGTGGTGTTCTTGACGAGGTGATCAAGGAGCACGCAGATCAAGCGAAGGATGAGAAGCATGAGAAGGACTTTGTGGATGTGTTGTTGTCCCTTCAGAAGGATCCCGGTGTGGACTTGGCCCTTACAAAAGAAGATATCAAGGCGCTCTTAGTG GATATGTTTGGTGCGGGAACTGATACATCTTACATAGTCTTGGAATGGACCATGGCAGAGCTTGTTCGAAACTCACTGGTGATGGAGAAGTTGCAAGATGAGGTTCGAGGTATAGATACAGGAAAAGACATGGTCAAAGAGGAGGATTTGGGAGAGCTAAGCTTCTTAAAAGCTGTAATAAAGGAAGTTCTACGATTGCACCCTCCTGCTCCATTATTGCTTCCAAGAGAATCCATGGATGATTGTCGCATAGACGGGTATGAAATTCCTAGATGTACAAGAGTAATTGTGAACGGTTGGGCCATTGGTAGAGATCCAAAACTCTGGGAGGCACCAGAAGAATTCCGGCCTGAGAGGTTCACGGGTAATCAAATTGATTTCAAGGGGAATGACTTCCAATTCATTCCATTTGGGTCTGGTCGGCGAATTTGCCCTGGTATGAACTTTGCGGTTTCTACTGTGGAGCTTGCACTGGCAAATTTGATACGCTGTTTTGACTGGGAGTTGCCTCATGGCATGGCAAGGGAGGATTTAGATATGGTTGAAGCTCCTGGCATCACAAACCCAATGAAACAAAGGCTTCAGCTGGTTGCAAAACCATGTGGCTATTACAAGGACCTGTGA
- the LOC105037369 gene encoding cytochrome P450 71AP13 isoform X1 — protein MSPSLELPFELVLLLFLPFLLLLSFKQSFSKKARLPPSPPKLPFIGNLHQLGPLPHRSLQALAEKYGPLMLLHLGQVPTLIVSSAEMAREIMRTHDHIFASRPPLKVAKILFFDAMDIGLAPYGEYWRYARKLCIVHLLSNKKVQSFRLSREEEVAFMINNISRASITADPVNLSEILHAFANDMLCRVVSGKFFREGGRNKLFRKLIRENSALLGGFHLGDCFPSLEWMDVFFGMRARAKRNAERWSGVLDEVIKEHADQAKDEKHEKDFVDVLLSLQKDPGVDLALTKEDIKALLVDMFGAGTDTSYIVLEWTMAELVRNSLVMEKLQDEVRGIDTGKDMVKEEDLGELSFLKAVIKEVLRLHPPAPLLLPRESMDDCRIDGYEIPRCTRVIVNGWAIGRDPKLWEAPEEFRPERFTGNQIDFKGNDFQFIPFGSGRRICPGMNFAVSTVELALANLIRCFDWELPHGMAREDLDMVEAPGITNPMKQRLQLVAKPCGYYKDL, from the exons ATGTCTCCCTCCTTGGAACTTCCCTTTGAGCTGGTTCTCTtgctcttcctcccctttctgcTACTTCTTAGCTTCAAACAATCCTTTTCCAAGAAGGCCAGACTACCACCATCACCACCAAAGCTTCCTTTCATAGGAAACCTCCACCAGTTGGGTCCTCTGCCTCATCGGTCGCTCCAAGCTCTGGCAGAGAAGTATGGACCACTCATGCTTCTCCATCTCGGCCAGGTGCCCACCCTCATCGTTTCATCCGCCGAGATGGCCCGGGAGATCATGAGAACTCATGATCACATCTTTGCGAGCCGCCCTCCTTTGAAGGTTGCTAAGATCCTTTTCTTCGATGCCATGGACATCGGCTTGGCACCATACGGTGAGTACTGGAGGTATGCAAGGAAGCTTTGCATCGTCCACCTCCTTAGCAATAAAAAGGTGCAATCTTTTCGGCTCTCGAGGGAAGAAGAAGTAGCCTTTATGATCAATAACATCTCTCGAGCTTCTATTACAGCCGATCCTGTGAACTTAAGTGAGATCTTGCATGCCTTCGCAAATGACATGCTCTGCAGAGTTGTTTCAGGTAAATTCTTTAGAGAAGGTGGGAGGAACAAACTGTTTCGCAAATTGATAAGGGAGAATTCCGCTCTGCTTGGAGGGTTCCATTTGGGAGACTGCTTCCCTTCGTTGGAATGGATGGACGTGTTCTTTGGGATGCGCGCGAGGGCCAAGAGAAATGCTGAGAGATGGAGTGGTGTTCTTGACGAGGTGATCAAGGAGCACGCAGATCAAGCGAAGGATGAGAAGCATGAGAAGGACTTTGTGGATGTGTTGTTGTCCCTTCAGAAGGATCCCGGTGTGGACTTGGCCCTTACAAAAGAAGATATCAAGGCGCTCTTAGTG GATATGTTTGGTGCGGGAACTGATACATCTTACATAGTCTTGGAATGGACCATGGCAGAGCTTGTTCGAAACTCACTGGTGATGGAGAAGTTGCAAGATGAGGTTCGAGGTATAGATACAGGAAAAGACATGGTCAAAGAGGAGGATTTGGGAGAGCTAAGCTTCTTAAAAGCTGTAATAAAGGAAGTTCTACGATTGCACCCTCCTGCTCCATTATTGCTTCCAAGAGAATCCATGGATGATTGTCGCATAGACGGGTATGAAATTCCTAGATGTACAAGAGTAATTGTGAACGGTTGGGCCATTGGTAGAGATCCAAAACTCTGGGAGGCACCAGAAGAATTCCGGCCTGAGAGGTTCACGGGTAATCAAATTGATTTCAAGGGGAATGACTTCCAATTCATTCCATTTGGGTCTGGTCGGCGAATTTGCCCTGGTATGAACTTTGCGGTTTCTACTGTGGAGCTTGCACTGGCAAATTTGATACGCTGTTTTGACTGGGAGTTGCCTCATGGCATGGCAAGGGAGGATTTAGATATGGTTGAAGCTCCTGGCATCACAAACCCAATGAAACAAAGGCTTCAGCTGGTTGCAAAACCATGTGGCTATTACAAGGACCTGTGA